From Drosophila suzukii chromosome 2R, CBGP_Dsuzu_IsoJpt1.0, whole genome shotgun sequence, a single genomic window includes:
- the Trpm gene encoding transient receptor potential cation channel trpm isoform X13: MLKQKRLAKQKPKAKPIPWGLKKICWGLINITVPRHQPRSWIETNFQKRECIKFIPCPKDDTKCCCGQAQITHQTIPGIESGSPGDPWLPTKHTRPQPTDAYGTIEFQGGAHPTKAQYVRLSFDTRPELLVQLFTKEWNLELPKLLITVQGGKANFDLQAKLKKEIRKGLLKAAKTTGAWIFTGGTNTGVTKQVGDALLLEGQQRTGRVVSIGIAPWGIVERNHELLGHNREVPCHSISSPRSKLAVLNNRHAYFLLVDNGTQAKYGAELILRRKLEKFISNLKLHPSKNHWLKTNVTHSSTPVVCLVIEGGTNTIRAVLEYVTDSPPVPVVVCDGSGRAADLLAFVHKYASDGEEQPVLESMRDYLIGTIQKTFEVGLDQSEKLYQELLQCTRNKNLITVFRIQEKPEGEAQELDQTILTALFKSQHLSPPEQLSLALTWNRVDIARSEIFVYGQEWPNGALDEAMMQALEHDRIDFVKLLLENGVSMKKFLTIPRLEELYNTKHGPANTLGYILRDVRPHIPKGYIYTLHDIGLVINKLMGGAYRSYYTRRKFRPIYAKVMNSYANACRKSSTYQYQRYAGANSLSLVTGLLPFTSEMALFEFPFNELLIWAVLTKRQQMALLMWTHGEEALAKSLVSCKLYKAMAHEAAEDDLDTEIYEELRSYAKEFESKGNKLLDFSYRQDAEKAQRLLTCELHSWSNQSCLSLAVAANHRALLAHPCSQVILADLWMGGLRTRKNTNFKVILGLAMPFYIRQLDFKSKEELQQMPQTEEEHLENQNLDNDDSDRSQPDAESALLKAKRSISLRYRMGAGANNREKALLADTYSVRDTKVHENGKVSLTDSDPAQFREFFNLSEYNEVKQHQPLRLKKKFYEFYTAPITKFWADSIAYMFFLIMFSFTVLVKMEQMPRWQEWYSIAYITTLGFEKIREIISSEPVAITHKFSVWAWNMWNPCDGAAIILFVIGLAFRFRETTMDIGRVIYCVDSIYWYLRILNILGVNKYLGPLVTMMGKMVKNMIYFVVLLAVVLMSFGVSRQAILYPNKQPTWSLIKEVTFQPYFMLYGEVFAGDIDPPCGEDPSQPGCVTGHWVTPITMSMYLLIANILLINLLIAVFNNIFNEVNSVSHQVWMFQRFTVVMEYQQKPVLPPPFIALCHFYSLLKYCVRKAKGLEVQRDNGLKLFLEKDDLERLYDFEEECVEGFFHEQEIILNQSTDERVKNTTERVETMSQKIEDINQKENIQTATVQNIEFRLRKMEESSEQILSHLAVIHRFMSTHIAGTDDLRGSTINIPGEMQRVRTISISDTEAGGGPGGNGGGGGGGGGAIVPLGLGAGLNLNSLQVTTRRRFNRSLTEVRPDAYIFDEGTHFEVVPLPEEPDEVVKSREALNEQVVRKASMQSEADSDIYLPLSQRPSTCETVKRTPYVTVRQDTGASTESKDTLTPMGNNDDDQTLVGGDNSDDAAPDISFEAARHRALRQRTVSLCRRNSETYSLTGADINRSHISLNQLASLSRRQMSLTQSEPDSDKDAPAAQGSGHPGKSVLHAKPSRNILLKLHSEYTSITDELESVCHMIASPTVSLPSNKASLDRPKTEMSRAEAAALLEKKHLKECEENDYMILEGLIESRGSIDASAQGFEIGVSIDYSHRYPLRRETAVELSPSKPSVDGDLMGGGGGGGAGGGDSSDTSGAGSCGAMVVVSSGFQLKNERPWQRNSSMEQQAYPSPLVPTRATSDFLNAPYEGSGRLFKKSSESLQKNSSTETDYSAHPYRFIKQSSNETNTSLTGSYNVDTPSLTAEPSLDAGDSHSATGISISVGAVVGAATARYQPIRTASVGAADGRRLREESSSSLDLSASGPVTMQAAPAPPARPMQLKKQFSVDQGKPSQPAEAVPQTPEAAGQAGQAKLISTLKPQPFASKLGMNVLKESSSSTEESGGSSAKSSNPALSIPQISTHLVQDEIAKLSSNIKSSTESEKDPPFNETMC, encoded by the exons CACCAGCCGCGTAGTTGGATCGAGACAAATTTCCAGAAGCGCGAATGCATCAAATTCATACCATGCCCAAAGGACGATACAAA ATGCTGCTGTGGCCAGGCCCAGATCACACATCAGACTATTCCGGGCATCGAGAGTGGGTCGCCCGGAGACCCCTGGCTGCCCACGAAGCACACCCGCCCGCAGCCCACGGACGCCTATGGAACCATCGAGTTCCAGGGCGGGGCCCATCCCACAAAGGCCCAG TACGTTCGCCTGTCGTTCGACACGCGGCCCGAGTTGCTGGTGCAGCTATTCACCAAGGAATGGAATCTGGAATTGCCAAAACTTTTGATCACCGTGCAGGGCGGCAAGGCCAACTTTGATTTGCAGGCCAAGCTGAAAAAG GAGATACGCAAAGGACTGCTGAAGGCGGCCAAGACCACGGGAGCCTGGATATTCACCGGCGGCACAAACACCG GCGTGACCAAGCAAGTGGGCGACGCCCTGCTCCTGGAGGGTCAGCAGCGGACAGGACGAGTGGTCAGCATCGGCATCGCCCCCTGGGGCATCGTGGAGCGCAATCACGAGCTGCTGGGCCACAACCGCGAGGTGCCCTGCCACAGCATTAGTTCGCCCAG ATCCAAGTTGGCCGTGCTGAACAATCGCCATGCCTACTTTCTCCTGGTGGACAATGGAACCCAGGCCAAATACGGCGCCGAATTGATACTGAGGCGCAAGCTGGAGAAGTTCATATCCAACCTGAAGCTACACCCAT CAAAGAATCACTGGCTAAAAACAAACG TCACACATTCCAGTACGCCCGTCGTCTGCCTGGTGATCGAGGGCGGCACCAACACGATACGTGCGGTGCTCGAGTACGTGACGGATTCGCCGCCGGTTCCGGTTGTCGTATGTGACGGATCCGGGCGTGCCGCCGACCTTCTGGCCTTCGTCCACAA ATATGCCTCGGATGGCGAGGAGCAGCCGGTTCTCGAGTCCATGCGAGACTATCTCATCGGGACCATACAGAAGACCTTCGAAGTGGGCCTGGACCAATCCGAGAAACTCTATCAGGAGCTGCTGCAGTGCACAAGGAACAAGAATCTG ATTACCGTCTTTCGCATACAGGAAAAGCCCGAGGGCGAGGCGCAGGAACTGGATCAGACCATCTTAACGGCCCTCTTCAAGTCGCAGCATCTCAGTCCGCCGGAGCAATTGAGTCTTGCCTTAACGTGGAATCGGGTGGACATAGCGCGCAGCGAGATATTCGTCTACGGGCAGGAATGGCCCAATG GCGCTTTGGACGAGGCCATGATGCAGGCCCTGGAGCACGATAGAATCGATTTTGTCAAATTGCTCTTGGAGAATGGCGTTTCGATGAAGAAGTTTTTAACAATACCGCGCCTCGAGGAGCTCTACAATACCAAACACGGTCCGGCCAACACGCTGGG ATACATCCTGCGCGATGTCCGACCGCACATACCCAAGGGCTACATTTACACGCTCCACGACATCGGCCTGGTGATCAATAAACTAATGGGCGGCGCATATCG ATCCTATTACACGCGCCGTAAGTTCCGGCCCATCTACGCCAAGGTTATGAACAGCTATGCAAACGCCTGCCGCAAGTCCTCCACCTACCAGTACCAGCGGTATGCCGGGGCCAATTCGCTGAGCCTGGTCACCGGCCTGCTGCCCTTCACCTCGGAAATGGCCCTCTTCGAGTTCCCCTTCAACGAGCTGCTG ATTTGGGCCGTGCTGACCAAGCGCCAGCAGATGGCGCTGTTGATGTGGACCCACGGAGAGGAGGCGCTGGCCAAGTCACTCGTGTCCTGCAAACTGTACAAGGCCATGGCCCACGAGGCGGCCGAGGACGACCTGGACACAGAAATTTATGAGGAGCTGCGCTCCTACGCCAAAGAGTTCGAGAGCAAGG GCAACAAGTTGCTGGACTTTAGTTACCGACAGGATGCGGAAAAGGCGCAGAGGCTGCTCACCTGTGAGCTGCACTCCTGGTCAAACCAGAGTTGCCTTTCGCTGGCCGTGGCGGCCAACCATCGTGCCCTGCTAGCCCATCCCTGCAGCCAGGTGATCCTGGCGGATCTCTGGATGGGTGGTCTTCGTACCCGCAAGAATACCAACTTTAAG GTCATCTTGGGCCTAGCGATGCCATTCTACATCAGGCAGCTGGACTTCAAGTCCAAGGAGGAGCTGCAGCAGATGCCGCAGACCGAGGAGGAGCATCTGGAGAACCAGAATCTGGACAATGACGACTCGGATCGTTCGCAGCCGGATGCCGAG AGCGCCCTTTTAAAAGCCAAAAGATCCATTTCCTTGAGATATAGGATGGGCGCGGGTGCTAATAATCGCGAAAAG GCTCTATTGGCGGATACTTACTCAGTGCGCGATACAAAAGTACACGAAAATGGCAAA GTCTCGCTCACCGACTCGGATCCCGCCCAGTTCAGGGAGTTCTTCAATCTCTCCGAGTACAATGAGGTGAAGCAGCACCAGCCGCTGCGCCTGAAGAAGAAGTTCTACGAGTTCTACACGGCACCCATAACCAAGTTCTGGGCCGATTCG ATTGCCTACATGTTCTTCCTCATAATGTTCTCCTTCACCGTGCTGGTGAAGATGGAGCAGATGCCGCGGTGGCAGGAATGGTACTCGATAGCATATATCACAACGCTGGGCTTCGAAAAGATACGCGAAATAATATCCTCCGAGCCGGTGGCCATTAC GCATAAATTCTCGGTGTGGGCGTGGAATATGTGGAATCCATGTGACGGCGCCGCCATAATACTCTTCGTCATCGGTCTGGCATTTCGGTTCCGGGAGACCACCATGGACATTGGACGGGTCATCTATTGTGTGGACAGCATCTACTGGTACCTGCGCATCCTGAACATCCTGGGCGTGAATAAATACCTGG GTCCCCTGGTCACCATGATGGGTAAAATGGTGAAGAACATGATATACTTCGTGGTCCTGCTGGCCGTCGTCCTGATGAGTTTCGGCGTCAGCAGACAGGCGATTCTGTACCCCAACAAGCAGCCCACCTGGAGTCTTATCAAGGAG GTCACCTTCCAGCCCTACTTCATGCTGTACGGCGAGGTGTTCGCCGGTGATATCGACCCTCCCTGCGGCGAGGATCCCAGTCAGCCGGGCTGCGTCACCG GGCACTGGGTAACGCCGATTACGATGTCCATGTATCTCTTGATTGCCAATATTCTGCTGATAAATCTGCTCATCGCCGTGTTCAACAACATCTTCAACGAGGTCAACTCGGTTTCGCATCAG GTTTGGATGTTCCAGCGGTTCACTGTGGTGATGGAGTACCAGCAGAAGCCCGTCCTGCCGCCGCCATTCATCGCGCTGTGCCACTTCTACTCGCTGCTCAAGTACTGTGTGCGAAAGGCGAAAG GATTGGAGGTGCAGCGGGACAACGGTCTCAAGCTGTTCCTGGAGAAGGACGACCTGGAGCGGCTGTACGACTTCGAGGAGGAGTGCGTCGAGGGTTTCTTCCACGAACAGGAAATCATCCTCAATCAGTCGACGGACGAGCGGGTGAAGAACACCACGGAGCGAGTGGAGACCATGTCTCAGAAAATCGAGGACATCAATCAGAAGGAAAACATACAGACGGCCACCGTTCAG AACATCGAGTTCCGGCTGCGAAAGATGGAGGAGTCCTCGGAGCAGATACTCTCCCACTTGGCCGTCATACATCGCTTCATGTCGACCCATATCGCAGGCACGGATGATTTGCGCGGCTCGACGATAAACATTCCGGGGGAGATGCAGCGCGTGCGTACCATCTCGATTTCGGACACGGAGGCCGGCGGCGGACCAGGCGGaaatggtggtggtggcggagGCGGCGGAGGAGCCATCGTACCACTTGGCCTGGGCGCCGGACTGAATTTAAATTCGCTGCAG GTGACCACCCGGCGCCGCTTCAATCGATCGCTGACCGAAGTCCGGCCGGATGCGTACATCTTCGACGAGGGCACGCACTTCGAGGTGGTGCCGCTGCCGGAGGAACCAGACGAGGTGGTCAAGTCACGGGAGGCCCTCAACGAGCAGGTGGTTCGCAAGGCGTCCATGCAATCGGAGGCGGACTCGGACATCTACCTGCCCCTCTCGCAGCGACCCTCCACCTGTGAGACGGTGAAACGGACCCCGTATGTGACCGTGCGCCAGGACACGGGTGCCAGCACGGAGAGCAAGGACACCCTCACGCCGATGGGCAACAACGATGACGACCAGACCCTCGTGGGAGGCGACAACTCCGATGATGCGGCGCCAGACATCAGCTTTGAGG CTGCCAGGCATCGGGCACTCCGCCAGCGCACGGTTTCCCTGTGCCGCCGCAACTCGGAGACCTACTCTTTGACCGGGGCGGACATAAACCGATCACACATCAGCCTCAACCAGCTGGCCTCCTTGTCCCGCCGACAGATGAGTCTCACGCAATCGGAGCCGGACAGCGACAAGGATGCACCCGCCGCCCAGGGATCCGGACACCCGG GTAAATCAGTATTGCATGCGAAACCCTCCAGAAATATCTTGCTGAAACTGCACAGCGAGTATACCTCGATCACGGACGAGCTGGAGAGCGTCTGCCACATGATAGCATCGCCCACGGTGTCCCTGCCGAGCAACAAAG CTTCACTGGACCGCCCCAAAACGGAAATGTCGCGGGCCGAGGCTGCGGCTTTGCTGGAGAAGAAGCATTTGAAGGAATGCGAGGAGAACGACTACATGATACTGGAGGGTCTGATTGAGTCGCGCGGCTCCATCGATGCCAGCGCCCAGGGATTTGAG ATCGGCGTATCCATAGACTACAGCCATCGCTATCCGCTGCGTCGCGAGACCGCCGTGGAGCTGTCACCTTCGAAGCCCTCGGTCGATGGCGACCTCATGGGCGGTGGCGGAGGTGGCGGCGCCGGCGGTGGCGACAGTAGCGACACCAGTGGGGCTGGTAGCTGCGGTGCCATGGTCGTCGTCTCGAGCGGCTTTCAGCTGAAGAACGAGCGCCCCTGGCAGCGCAACTCCTCGATGGAGCAGCAGGCGTATCCCTCGCCGCTGGTGCCCACCCGGGCCACGAGTGACTTCCTCAATGCCCCGTACGAGGGCAGCGGGCGGCTGTTCAAGAAGTCCAGCGAGAGCCTGCAAAAGAACTCCAGCACGGAGACGGACTACTCGGCCCACCCGTACCGCTTCATCAAGCAGAGTTCCAATGAGACGAACACCTCGCTGACGGGCTCCTACAACGTGGACACTCCCTCGCTGACGGCTGAGCCCTCGCTGGACGCCGGCGACTCGCACTCGGCGACGGGGATTAGCATCAGCGTTGGCGCTGTGGTCGGCGCTGCCACGGCGCGTTACCAGCCCATCCGTACCGCCTCGGTGGGAGCGGCCGATGGCCGGCGTTTGCGGGAGGAGAGCTCCAGTTCGCTGGACCTCAGCGCCTCGGGGCCAGTGACGATGCAGGCAGCGCCGGCACCGCCAGCGCGTCCGATGCAGCTGAAGAAACAGTTTAGCGTGGACCAGGGCAAGCCGTCTCAGCCGGCCGAGGCAGTGCCTCAGACACCGGAAGCCGCTGGCCAGGCTGGTCAGGCCAAACTGATTTCCACACTCAAGCCGCAGCCCTTTGCGAGCAAGCTGGGCATGAACGTGCTGAAGGAGAGCAGCTCCAGCACGGAGGAGTCCGGCGGGTCGTCCGCCAAGAGCAGCAACCCGGCGCTATCCATACCACAGATCAGCACCCATCTGGTGCAGGACGAGATCGCAAAGCTGTCGTCGAACATCAAGAGCAGCACCGAATCGGAAAAGGACCCGCCGTTCAACGAGACAATGTGTTAG